From Struthio camelus isolate bStrCam1 chromosome 21, bStrCam1.hap1, whole genome shotgun sequence, one genomic window encodes:
- the GPR157 gene encoding G-protein coupled receptor 157 isoform X2, which yields MVANPVSCLLTLFCFTGCKIPQESALPSSGIEEAGGKELYASERIVVLVSCVLSCLGSSLLVCTHALWPELRTRPRQLLLYLSLADLLSALSYFYGVLQDFDRTSWDCVLQGALSTFSNTSSFFWTMAVALYLYVTIVRGSPTGTGLLCCFHVVSWGVPLGITVAAVALKKIGYDASNVSVGWCWVNLDAEDRILWMLLTGKVWEILAYVTLPVLYILIKKHINRAHAALSEYRPILSRAPAFQPRTSIADKKLILIPVIFIILRIWSTVRFILTLCNSPAVQNSVLVVLHGIGNTFQGGANCIMFVLCTRVVRARLFSFVCCCHYDSLGWPLQRSNSSQQHPEPCKNKDAPDPERTRPLLSST from the exons AGCTGTATGCCTCGGAGCGGATCGTCGTGCTGGTCTCCTGCGTGCTGTCCTGTCTGGGCTCCAGCCTGCTGGTGTGCACCCACGCCCTGTGGCCGGAGCTGCGGACCCGTCCACGCCAGCTCCTGCTCTACCTGTCCCTGGCTGACCTCCTCTCGGCCCTGTCTTACTTCTACGGGGTGCTGCAGGACTTCGACAGGACTTCATGGGATTGCGTGCTGCAGGGCGCCCTGTCCACCTTCTCCAACACCAGCTCCTTCTTCTGGACCATGGCCGTTGCCCTCTACCTCTATGTCACCATTGTGAGGGGCTCGCCCACAGGCACGGGCTTGCTCTGCTGCTTCCACGTTGTGAG ctgGGGAGTCCCCCTTGGCATTACAGTGGCTGCTGTTGCACTGAAGAAGATTGGCTATGATGCCTCCAATGTTTCTGTTGGCTGGTGTTGGGTCAACTTGGATGCAGAGGATCGGATTCTGTGGATGCTGTTAACGGGGAAAGTTTGGGAGATACTGGCCTATGTGACTTTGCCGGTGCTCTACATCCTCATCAAGAAGCACATTAACAGAGCA CATGCAGCACTGTCCGAGTATCGCCCCATCCTCTCAAGAGCACCTGCATTTCAGCCCCGGACTTCCATAGCAGATAAGAAGTTGATTCTTATCCCTGTCATCTTCATCATCCTACGCATCTGGAGCACTGTGCGATTCATTCTGACCCTCTGCAACTCCCCGGCAGTACAAAACTCGGTCCTTGTTGTCCTGCAT GGAATTGGTAACACGTTCCAAGGAGGTGCCAACTGTATTATGTTTGTCCTCTGTACTCGGGTGGTCCGGGCTCGACTCTTCTCCTTCGTTTGCTGTTGCCACTATGACAGCTTGGGCTGGCCTTTGCAGAGGTCCAACAGCAGTCAGCAGCACCCAGAGCCCTGCAAGAACAAGGACGCTCCAGACCCCGAGCGGACAAGACCTCTACTTTCCAGCACCTGA